The genomic DNA GGACATTCTGGCCGTGCCGACCGTTCACCTGAATGGCGAATTCTTCGAGAGCGGCCGCATGACGATCGATGACATCCTTGCGAAGCTGGGTACTTCGGATACCTCCGAGTTCGAGAACAAGGAGCCGTTTGACGTCCTGGTCATCGGCGGCGGACCAGCCGGCGCGAGTGCGGCGATTTATGCGGCACGCAAAGGAATCCGCACAGGTATTGTGGCCGAGCGCTTCGGCGGACAGGTTAATGATACCTTGAGCATCGAGAACTTCATCAGCGTGAAGTACACGGAAGGGCCTAAACTCGCTGCCAGCCTTGAAGAGCATGCGAAGGAATACAACATCGATATTATGAAGGCACAACGTGCGAAACGTCTGGAGAAGAAGGATCTTATTGAAGTTGAGCTGGAAAATGGCGCAATTCTGAAGAGTAAGACCGTCATCATTTCCACAGGAGCCCGCTGGCGCAATCTGGGCGTACCTGGCGAAGCAGAATATAAGAACAAAGGCGTAGCCTACTGCCCGCATTGCGATGGTCCTCTATTCGCAGGCAAGAAGGTTGCCGTAGTAGGCGGCGGAAACTCCGGTATTGAGGCAGCGATTGATCTTGCAGGTCTTACCGACCATGTTACCGTTCTGGAATTTATGCCAGAGCTGAAGGCAGATTCTGTACTGCAAGAGCGTCTGAATAGTTTGCCAAATACGACTGTTATCAAAAATGCGCAAGTGAAAGAAATCACGGGTTCGAACCGAGTTGACGGCGTCAGCTACATCGAGCGCGAGAGCGGCGAGACAAAGCATCTTGATCTCGAGGGCGTATTCGTTCAAATCGGTCTGGTTCCGAATACCGACTGGCTCGGTGACACGATTGAGCGTACTCGCATGGGCGAAATCGTTGTTGACAACCATGGCGCAACGAGCATCCCTGGCGTATTCGCTGCCGGCGACTGCACGAACTCGCCTTACAAGCAAATCATCATTTCGATGGGATCCGGTGCTACCGCAGCTTTAGGTGCATTCGATTACCTGATTCGGAATCAATAATATATTTATGAACGGCCTTGGTCCCGACCTGTGTTGGGACTGGGGCCGTTTTTAGTTGTGCTTGTCACCATATTTCCTTTGATAGTGGCTCAGCGCCAGGAGCGGCCAGATATAGCGGTAGCTGTGATAATGGGTATAAAAATGGCCGGGAAGACCCGCGCCTGTCGGATAAGTGCTCTTCCAGTTGTCTTCATGCAGTAATGCGATAAGCCTGCGGATTCCTGCATTTACCGCAGACGTTGGCTGCGTGTGCACAGCGATAAGCGCGTCCAGTGCCCATGCGGTCTGGGAGGGGGTGCTGTTCCCTAAAGGCAAGTAACGCTGCAGCCGATCGCTGTGGCAGGATTCGCCCCATCCGCCGTCTGGGTTTTGGATGGTTAGAAGCCAGCGGGTGCCTTTTTGTATCCCCGCATCGCTTGCCGGGAGGCCGACAGCCGCTAGGCCCGTCAGTGCAGCCCATGTACCATAGATATAGCAGACGCCCCATCTTCCATACCAGGAGCCATCCTTCTCCTGATGTTGGAGCAGCCACCGCGTTCCTCGCTGAATCCATTCCAGCCGGGTATCCAGTCCGGCGAAGTTCCCGAGATACTCCAGGGTCCGGCCTGTAAGATCCGCCTCTGAGGGATCAATAGCTGCCGATTTGGCGCCGTCGATGGCGAGCCAGGTCAGCATCTCATGATTCGTGTTCTTTTCGAATGCCGGCCATCCGCCGTCGTTATTTTGCATGGATATTACCCAATTTAGTCCGCGGTTCCACGATGCCAGGCAGGCAGGATCGGTATGGGACAAGCCCGCGATTGCCCGTAGAGCCGCCGTCGTATCATCCACATCGGGATGGAGTGTATTGGTCTCCGAGAATCCCCAGCCTCCGGGAGGGGTATCCGGATTATGGAGGCTCCAATCTGCCGTTTTATGCTGTTGTCTAGAGAGCAGATACGAAGCGGCACGCCGAGCCGTTGGATGATCAGCGGCCATCCCGGATTCTTGCAGAGCATAGGCGAGCAAAGCGGTATCCCACACGGTAGAAGGGGAGTTTTGGATCGTTGTTGTACCATCAGAGCGGCATTGCATAGCGGTAAGCCCTTGAATGGCGCGGGTAATGAGAGGATGCTGCTGATCATACCCAAGAGCCAGCAAGGCGAAAATCATGAGAATCGTGCTGCTGGCATAGCTGTAGAGAGTGCCGTCGGCCTCGGTCCGCTCCAGCATAAATTGCTCAGCCTTGGCTGTAGCGGCTTTATGTATTTTATGGGGTGTGCCGATAAGCCGGTTTAGCCCCGCTTGTATGCCGTCCAGCATATCCTGATAGCCGCGAGGGAGCTGCTCGTCCTCATCCACAGGCCGGCTGGTGAGATCGGACAGATCGGGAGCATGAGCTCCCTTTATGGAGAAACGTTTGTCGGCCATGATCAGCATCGGGGTAAGATGAACCCGGGAATAACCGGAGAAGTCAAAGAAATTCATCGGAAAATCAGCCGGAAGCAGCAGAAACTCCAGCGGGATAAGCGAGATGGATTTGGGCCATTTCCTTTGCCCTGTGGCGGCGAGGATCGCTTTGGTCAGGAGATTGGTGACCATCCCAAGCCCGCCTTGGGATAGAATATACCGTTTGGCCCGCTGCATCGGCTCGTCAGCTGCTTGGCTGTAACCGGAATAGAGCAGGGCATAATAAGCCTCCACCGAAGCGGATAGATTTCCTTCTGCTTCATCGAAGAACCATTTCCAGCAGCCCTCGGGCTGCTGCTCTGCGAGGATCCGGTCATGGAGCTGGCGAATCAGCGCTTCATTCTCGACGCCCAGCACCCGAAAGAGAATGATCACATACGCATCGATCACCGTCCCATTTTCAAAGCAAAAATGCCAGGATCCATCCTCACGCTGCTGCTGAATCAGCGCCTTGGTCAGCCGCGTTATTTCCTCATCCACTGCACGGAGCACGTCGCCCATCCTTGGGTACCTCCGAGGTATGTCTTTTTAGCATTATATGAAGGCAGGGGAGGGGAAATGAGGGGATGCAGTCATAATTGCCGATAATGTTGCAACAAACGCTCTGCCCGATCTTGGATCATTCGTTTCAGGGATTCAGGCTTCACGGATACCACAGAGCTGCCGTATCTCATCAAATAATCAGCCATAAACGCCTCTTCCCCCGGATTATAGAAGCCCCTTATAACCGTCTTATTCCCGCTGTGCAGGCTCATCGAAGGGTAATGTTCTTTATAGAAAAGATCCTTGGCCTGTTCTAAAATCTCCACTTCAAAGCCAATACTATGCTCAGATTGGTAAATTTCTAACGAACGACGAAGGAGCTCGTCAATCGAAAAGGGAGATTCGGATTCCATTTCTTCTACAGAGGTGATTCGGTCGCACCTGAACACCCGATACTGCTGCGTACTTAACTCGACTCCGGAAGCATACCATTGACCAAACCTAGCGGATATTTTGAAAAATTGAACGTGGTAGCTTGTTTGCTGCTTATTTTTCCGATATTGAATCGTACAGCTGCTTTCCTGAAGAATGCTTTTCAGAATGCGATCTAGATACCGGCTCACATGCGCATGCTGGACCATTTCAAACTGCAGGACTTTTCTCATGTTGCGGATCTGCTGGAGTTGTTTATCGGAGAGGCAGTTTTCAAATTTTTCATGAAGTTTATTCACACTAAGATGAAATGGCGTGGATTGATAAGCCTCTAACGTCAGCATGGCAAAATACAGAGCATACACTTCATCCATCGTGAAGACAATGGGGGATAGCAGCCTGTTCTTTAAGATGCCATATCGTCCATGCCGGCCATGCTCGGAGAAAATCGGCATGCCTAATTGCTCTAACGAATGAATGTCGCGCAGAGCGGTGCTTTTGGAAATGTCGTATTTATCCATCAGGTCATGTAAATTAAAAAACTCCCGGCCATTCAAATACCGGATCATGTCATTTAGTCTTTCCGATTTCTTCATCCTAGATCTCCTTAGAAAGGTGTCATATTTTGATACCTTTATAAATTATGATGAGTTCAAGGTCAAATATCAAATGTAGATGAGATATACCTAAATCACGACCAAAGGAGACTGATCCCATGAGTGCAACATTGGAAGTAGCTATTTTCTTATCGATGAACGGAAGAGCGAGAGAGGCTATCGATTTTTACAAAAAGCATTTCAACGCCAAGGAACTGCTGCTGGTAACCTATGAAGACATGGCAAAACGCGACAGTTCGCTGCAGCTTACGGAGGAGAATAAACATTACATCACGCATTCCGTCCTAACCATCGGCAAAACGAAGATCATGCTGGCCGAAGAAACGATGGACCCTCGGGAAAAGTACACCGTCGGCAACAACACCTCCTGGTGCATTCAAAGCGCAGACCTGGAGGAAATGGAGCATTTCTACAAGAGCCTGACTTCAGATGATCGAGTGAGGGTCATTGTTCCCTTATCCAGCAATGTGTTCAGCAAGGCGTATGGGATTATTGAAGACCCGTTCGGGATTCAGATTCAGTTGATGTATGATGAGAGACTGGGGTGAGAAGTGCTAGATGATCCCTATCCCAAGTTCACATGCCATATGAAAAAGTCCCTACTTTGAAAGGAGCCATGAGGCTCCTTTTTTGTATACCGACATACGCTTCATGACCATTAAATATGATGAAGAAGATGGCTTGTTTCATCTGTAGTCTGAACGAATGAGGTGATGTTGGAGAGGTTCTGAAATTTTTGGACAATGAGACCAAGGAGAATCCAGAATGATGAAGCTAACCGGGATCCTCAATGATATGAAGCTGCGAAATAAACTGTCGTTGATTTTCATTGCTGCTGCCGTTATACCGATGCTGATTAGCGGTGTCATTCTTACGGTGCAGCTTCGCGAAATTTTAATTGCGGGCGCATTTCAGCAGGCTGTAAGCAATGTGGAGCGGGTAAGACAGAGAACCGAGGAGGTGATCAAGGTTCCCCTGGACATCTCCTATCGGCTTTCCAACGATTCGCGACTAAAGACCGTCGTTAACCGGGAGTATGGCAGCAATTACGAAGTCGTCCATGCGTATAAGCAGTATACCGATCTCAGGAACTACGTCCATATGTATAAGGAAATCCAGGGGATCCGCCTGTACACCCCCAATTCAACGATGCTTAACAACTGGGATTTTATGCAGCCTGATGCGGCTATACAGAACCTGCCTTGGTATAAGCAAGCGCTAGAGCAGAGGGGGCTTGTCGGGTGGAGCTTTATGGAGGATGAGCGGGATGGGCGGTCCTATCTAAGTCTGGTGCGCAGAATTAATCTCGAAGACTGGCCGTATGATAACGTCCTTGTCATCAACGTAGATACGGTGCTGCTGGAGGCGATATTAGCCCAGGAGACTTTCGCCACGTGGATTGTGGATGACCAGAATAACATTGTAGCGGCGAACCGCCCGGATTTGTACGGGAAAAATCTAAAAGAAATGCATGGGGACAACCCGGAGATGTTAACGAGGAGCGAAGGAAGCTTTGACGTGATGCTGGCGGGGCATCCGTCCAAAGTCGTCATATCCAGTCTTAGTCTCCAGAATAGCTGGAATGGACTGAGAGTCATCTCGGTCTTCCGTATTCCGGAAATTGTGAAGGAAGCAAATGGGGTGATCGGGCGCGCGGCACGGGTTATTGCCGCCAGCTTCTTCGTCGCGATTCTGCTAGTGTACAGCTCGGCCTCCCTCATTACAAGGCGTCTGCTGCGTCTTAGCAAGCATATGTCTAAGGTAGGGAGCGGGTCGTGGAAAGCGTTCCTGACGATCGACGGCAAGGATGAAATTGGGCAGCTATCCCGACAATTTAATGGAATGGTCGAACGGTTGAATCAGCTTATGGATGAAGTAGAGGAGAGCAATTACCAGAAGAGCCTGCTGGAACAGAAGCAAAACGATATTAAGTTCAAAATGCTGGCCAGTCAGATCAACCCCCACTTTTTATTTAATACGCTCGATTCGATCCGCATGGAGGCGCATGTTCGCGGGCAGGAGGACATCGCTGTGGCTGTATGGCAGCTTAGCAGCATGATCCGGAGCAGCCTCGAGATCGGGAACCGGGCTATCCAGCTGCGAGAAGAGATGAATATCGTACTCTGTTACCTTGAATTGCAGAAATTCCGTCATGAGGAGCGGCTGCAGTACGAGTTAAATATTGGACCGGATGCGGAGCAGGTTGAGATTTTGCCCCTCATTATTCAGCCCTTGGTGGAGAACTCCATCATTCACGGCCTGGAGAATAAAGAGGAAGGAGCTACCCTAGTCCAAGTTCATGTGTATCGCATACAGGAGGGCGTTCGAATTGAAGTTATCGATAACGGCGCGGGGATTTCGCAGGACAAATTGCTTGAAATTCATGGCCATCTGGAGGACCTGGAGGAAGAGGCGGCGGATCGAAGAATTGGACTTCGCAATGTGCATGACCGATTAATCCTCTCTTACGGCAAGCCGTATGGGCTTCGCATCGACAGCGTAGAAGGGAAAGGAACCAGAGTGTCATTTTTAATCCCGAAGGAGGGTCATATGCATGTATAAAGTGATGATCGTAGACGACGAGCCTAAGCTCCGCAACGGACTGAGAACCTTGATTCCATGGGAATCTATAGGCTTCGAAGTCATTGGGACAGCGGCCAGTGGAAAAGAAGTGCTTCGTTCATTCGATACACAGCTGCCTGACCTGCTCATTGTCGATATCCGCATTCCTGGCATGAGCGGCTTGCAGCTCATTCAGGAGATCCGCACTCTCGGAGTGCCTATGCGTTACGTGATCGTTAGCGGCTATGCCGACTTTGAATATGCCCGGACAGCGCTGCAGCTAGGAGCCGACGGTTATTTGCTGAAGCCTGTGAACAAGGATGAAATGACCTCATTGTTAATAAACGTGCGGGAGAAAATGGTGCAAGAGAGGCAGCAGCAAAGCTCTGGACGCAGTGACCCCCCAT from Paenibacillus woosongensis includes the following:
- the shc gene encoding squalene--hopene cyclase; translated protein: MGDVLRAVDEEITRLTKALIQQQREDGSWHFCFENGTVIDAYVIILFRVLGVENEALIRQLHDRILAEQQPEGCWKWFFDEAEGNLSASVEAYYALLYSGYSQAADEPMQRAKRYILSQGGLGMVTNLLTKAILAATGQRKWPKSISLIPLEFLLLPADFPMNFFDFSGYSRVHLTPMLIMADKRFSIKGAHAPDLSDLTSRPVDEDEQLPRGYQDMLDGIQAGLNRLIGTPHKIHKAATAKAEQFMLERTEADGTLYSYASSTILMIFALLALGYDQQHPLITRAIQGLTAMQCRSDGTTTIQNSPSTVWDTALLAYALQESGMAADHPTARRAASYLLSRQQHKTADWSLHNPDTPPGGWGFSETNTLHPDVDDTTAALRAIAGLSHTDPACLASWNRGLNWVISMQNNDGGWPAFEKNTNHEMLTWLAIDGAKSAAIDPSEADLTGRTLEYLGNFAGLDTRLEWIQRGTRWLLQHQEKDGSWYGRWGVCYIYGTWAALTGLAAVGLPASDAGIQKGTRWLLTIQNPDGGWGESCHSDRLQRYLPLGNSTPSQTAWALDALIAVHTQPTSAVNAGIRRLIALLHEDNWKSTYPTGAGLPGHFYTHYHSYRYIWPLLALSHYQRKYGDKHN
- a CDS encoding VOC family protein is translated as MSATLEVAIFLSMNGRAREAIDFYKKHFNAKELLLVTYEDMAKRDSSLQLTEENKHYITHSVLTIGKTKIMLAEETMDPREKYTVGNNTSWCIQSADLEEMEHFYKSLTSDDRVRVIVPLSSNVFSKAYGIIEDPFGIQIQLMYDERLG
- a CDS encoding helix-turn-helix transcriptional regulator, with amino-acid sequence MKKSERLNDMIRYLNGREFFNLHDLMDKYDISKSTALRDIHSLEQLGMPIFSEHGRHGRYGILKNRLLSPIVFTMDEVYALYFAMLTLEAYQSTPFHLSVNKLHEKFENCLSDKQLQQIRNMRKVLQFEMVQHAHVSRYLDRILKSILQESSCTIQYRKNKQQTSYHVQFFKISARFGQWYASGVELSTQQYRVFRCDRITSVEEMESESPFSIDELLRRSLEIYQSEHSIGFEVEILEQAKDLFYKEHYPSMSLHSGNKTVIRGFYNPGEEAFMADYLMRYGSSVVSVKPESLKRMIQDRAERLLQHYRQL
- a CDS encoding sensor histidine kinase; this translates as MKLTGILNDMKLRNKLSLIFIAAAVIPMLISGVILTVQLREILIAGAFQQAVSNVERVRQRTEEVIKVPLDISYRLSNDSRLKTVVNREYGSNYEVVHAYKQYTDLRNYVHMYKEIQGIRLYTPNSTMLNNWDFMQPDAAIQNLPWYKQALEQRGLVGWSFMEDERDGRSYLSLVRRINLEDWPYDNVLVINVDTVLLEAILAQETFATWIVDDQNNIVAANRPDLYGKNLKEMHGDNPEMLTRSEGSFDVMLAGHPSKVVISSLSLQNSWNGLRVISVFRIPEIVKEANGVIGRAARVIAASFFVAILLVYSSASLITRRLLRLSKHMSKVGSGSWKAFLTIDGKDEIGQLSRQFNGMVERLNQLMDEVEESNYQKSLLEQKQNDIKFKMLASQINPHFLFNTLDSIRMEAHVRGQEDIAVAVWQLSSMIRSSLEIGNRAIQLREEMNIVLCYLELQKFRHEERLQYELNIGPDAEQVEILPLIIQPLVENSIIHGLENKEEGATLVQVHVYRIQEGVRIEVIDNGAGISQDKLLEIHGHLEDLEEEAADRRIGLRNVHDRLILSYGKPYGLRIDSVEGKGTRVSFLIPKEGHMHV
- the ahpF gene encoding alkyl hydroperoxide reductase subunit F; translation: MKLDADIKQQLEQYLQLLEGDVLLKVSAGSDSVSNDMLDLVNELSSMSDRITIEHAQLARTPSFSVNRVGEDTGVTFAGVPLGHEFTSLVLALLQVSGRAPKVEQSVIDQIKSIKGEYNFETYVSLSCHNCPDVVQALNLMSILNPGITHTMIDGAAFKEEVESKDILAVPTVHLNGEFFESGRMTIDDILAKLGTSDTSEFENKEPFDVLVIGGGPAGASAAIYAARKGIRTGIVAERFGGQVNDTLSIENFISVKYTEGPKLAASLEEHAKEYNIDIMKAQRAKRLEKKDLIEVELENGAILKSKTVIISTGARWRNLGVPGEAEYKNKGVAYCPHCDGPLFAGKKVAVVGGGNSGIEAAIDLAGLTDHVTVLEFMPELKADSVLQERLNSLPNTTVIKNAQVKEITGSNRVDGVSYIERESGETKHLDLEGVFVQIGLVPNTDWLGDTIERTRMGEIVVDNHGATSIPGVFAAGDCTNSPYKQIIISMGSGATAALGAFDYLIRNQ